The DNA window ATCAGGCTCCGGGAAATACCGATAATCGTTCATTTCTTCTTTTATCCTCATAGGAATTGTATTTCCGCTAACCGGATCAAAGTTTCTTGTTTCGGAATGCTCAACGGTTCCACCTTCACTATACAGTTTTGTCTGTCTTTCAATTTCGTGAGAAATGGCCCTATGAACATTTTTGAATGAGTTCATGTTTTTTACTTCAACTTTTTTATTGAAATAATCAGCGCCTTTGGGTCGTACTGAAATATTTGCATCGCATCTTAAAGAGCCTTCCTCCAAATTACCATCGCAGATATCGAGATAACGGACCAGCTTTCGAATCTCCATCATATAAGCAGCGGCTTCATCTGCATTTTTAATTACAGGTTCAGACACAATTTCAATTAAGGGTACACCGGCCCTGTTAAAATCAACAAAACTTTCTTCCTGCCCATCAATATGCATTGATTTTCCGGCATCCTCCTCCATATGTATGCGCGTGATTTCAATGTCTTTTTCAGAGCCGTCTTTTAAAGTAATCGTGACATAGCCTCCTTTGCAGATCGGAGTTTTATCCTGAGTAATTTGATATCCTTTGGGGAGGTCAGGATAGAAGTAGTTTTTCCTATCGTAAATGTTATATCTTGAAATTTCAGAATGACAAGCTATTCCCATGCGCATTGCAAACTCTGCTACTCTTTTATTGATTCGGGGCAGTGTACCCGGATGACCAAGTGTAATTGTACTGATATGTGTATTCGGCAATCCGCCATATTCTGCCAAATCAGAAGAGTAGGCTTTGCTTCTTGTCGATAACTGAGCATGTACCTCTAGCCCAATAACTGCTTCAAATTCGTTTTTATTACTCATCTAAAAATTTTCCTCAATAAATGTATTGGCAACTTTATTAACCTCATTCAATCCTGAAATATCCGTACCCCCAGCCGTAGCAAAGAAAGCTTGTCCTCCCCCTCCACCTTTGATTAACTTAGACCATTCTCTAACGATATTACCTGCATGTAAATTCTTTTCTTTTACAAGCGAGTCACTTATCATAACACCAATAAGTGCTTTGTCATTGACATCCGCAGAAATAACTGCAAACAATGAATTATTATTTTGCTTTAATTCAAATAACAATTGTTTTAAACTATCAGCGCTTGGTAATTTAAGTCTTTTATTAAGAATCTGAGATCCATTTTTTTGCTCGATATTATCCAAAATATCTTTCTTCAAATTGTTTAACTCTTTCTTTTCCTGTTCCTGGACCTTCTTCTCAAGACTGTTTTTCTCGTCGATCAGGCTTTGAATCGACTTTTTTAAATCCTTTGGGTTTTTTAATAATTCTGAAATTTCCTCCAATAGTTTCTCTTTGCCATCAATATATTCCTCTGAAGCTGTTGATGTGATGGCCTCTATTCGTCTCACGCCTGCCGCTACTGAACTTTCCGATATAATTTTAAACAAGCCTATTTTACCGGTGGCATCCACATGTGTTCCTCCACAAAGTTCAACGGAATAGTTCGGATCAAAACTAATTACCCTTACCTTGTCTCCATACTTTTCACCAAATAGTGCCATAGCACCTTTTTTGATGGC is part of the Hyphobacterium sp. CCMP332 genome and encodes:
- the gatB gene encoding Asp-tRNA(Asn)/Glu-tRNA(Gln) amidotransferase subunit GatB produces the protein MSNKNEFEAVIGLEVHAQLSTRSKAYSSDLAEYGGLPNTHISTITLGHPGTLPRINKRVAEFAMRMGIACHSEISRYNIYDRKNYFYPDLPKGYQITQDKTPICKGGYVTITLKDGSEKDIEITRIHMEEDAGKSMHIDGQEESFVDFNRAGVPLIEIVSEPVIKNADEAAAYMMEIRKLVRYLDICDGNLEEGSLRCDANISVRPKGADYFNKKVEVKNMNSFKNVHRAISHEIERQTKLYSEGGTVEHSETRNFDPVSGNTIPMRIKEEMNDYRYFPEPDLPPLVIDEEWIEKVKSEMPALPRELYRKFRDEYKLPKYDAGVLTESKGIANYFEELCAQTDNKKQASNWVMGPVKSYLNDLTLDIQKFPISAKRLSELLHLINEGKLSNSIAEQRIFPEMIKNANKNAETIAGEMNLLLDSDGHDVGDQIDEILSKFPEKVAEYKNGKKGLLGMFMGQLMKETKGKLDPKTANRLLTEKLEN